Genomic window (Cellulosilyticum lentocellum DSM 5427):
GGTAATACATCTAGGCTAGAACAAGGCTTATCGATTACTGTAGGTGTCATGCCAGGTGTATAAAGAAGAAAAGTACTTTTATAAATACCAAAATCTTCATCTACTGTTTTACCAGCTAGTTCGCTAATATACTCATTATTAAGACCATAAGGATAATGATCTGGTGTAATTGCAATTAAAGTATGGTCTAATACGCCAGCTTCTTCTAATTGCTTTAATAAACTTTCTATAGCCCTATCTAATTCAATCTGACAAGCTAAATAAGCTTTGGCTGTCTCTGATAAGTCTAAGTCTTTGACTAAATCCTCATTTTTCTTAGACATGTCATTTTCTGAGAAGGAATAATTCATATGACCACTTACTGTCATATAGTACGTATGAAAAGGTGCATCATGAACATACTCGGCTGCAGATTCATCCATCATTTCTACATCAGACTCTGGCCAAGCTTCTTCTATATCTAACCCTTTTCCCTTAGCTCTATAATCATAGCCAAGGTTAGGATGAGAAATATCTCTATCATAATAATCATAGTCATGGTCATGGAACGCCATAGTCTTATAGCCTTCCTTTGCAAGCTGATTTCCTAAAGTAAATGGCATTGCGTTAGCTCCAGAACTTGCCATACTCCATATACCACTCTTTGGAATTTGCCCTGTACATAGAGCATATTCACCATCTGAAGTGCTTAATTCCCATAATGGCGTATAGAAATTTGTAAACTGATAGCCTTCTTTGGAAAGCTTATAAAGTGTTGGTGTTAAATCTTCTCTGATAGCATAAGGTGAGAAGCCTTCCGCTGTAATCGTAATCAAATTATAACCTTTGTATTTCCCCGTATATTCATTTTTAGCTGTAGGCTTTACGTTTTTAAAGTAAGTATGCATAGCTTTCATCTCTTCTGAATCTGCTTCTGCAATAAGTTTATCAAAATCAATATCTAACTCATTATAATCAACATTTTCTTCTACATTCTCGCTCATAGCTGGTACGCTACTATCTGGAAAATCCATATCATCATCAGGTGCTTGTGAAAGCAGAACAACTTCTTGATTGCTTTCTGTTAGACCTGGGTTCCAGTCAAATAAAGTACGCTTAGCATCTAATCTTAAAGTCGTCATAAGGCCAAGCTTTTCTGCTGCAATAATAGGATAATGATGCTGATAATATAAATCATAAGGAGAATAAGCATCCTTCGCTCCTAAATGAAGGAACCCTACAGCAATCAATTGTGCTAGTATTGCTATACCTCCTAAAGCAAATCTTTCTTTAGTCTTTACTACTTTAAATGGTTTAATCCACTTTTTAACAATAAGTAATAATACAAATGGTACAAGCATTAATGAGATTGGTCCTATATCATTCTTTAATTTAATCATGATAATTTCCCAGAATTCAAAAACCTGACCTGCATTAGATGCTGAATATAAGGTATAAAACATCCTAAAAATCTTATAGTAAATGAACTGTGATATAAAAACAAAAGTAATCACACCTAATAAAGTGCAACCTACCGTATTCCTTTTTTCTTCTTTGAAAGCCGTACAAATCAAATAGCATAATACACCTACTGGCACAGCAAATAATAAGCTATAAAACAGTCCTGAACTTAAAAATTTGCCACTAAACACTATTCGAAAAACACTTTCTAAATAGTAAAGTGCTGCAATTAAATAAATGAGTAACATCCTACCGTCCCTCTCTTTTTCCCCATAGCATTCTATTTTAAATATCAAATTCTAATATATCATAAATTCTGTTGCAATCAACCATTTAAATGACTAAACTTCCTGGCAATTTTTATAAGTTATTAGCTATTTTAACAAGAAAATTTTCTACTGGTACATTCTTAATCAAATTTTAACAATTAAAATTTTAACATTGACTTAATATTATACTTATGTATATAATAATCACAGATTTCAAATTTTAAAGAAGGAGGTAGGACTAATGTTTAATAATCGTAAAAATGTTCGTATGTATGGCTTTACAAAATTAAATAATGTTATTAGTCCTATCTCTATTTCCGGATAGGCTATTCACCATGAATATCCTTTTTGATTAATTTTTTAATATTTTATTGCGTCCAAAAGGTCATGGTTTAACATGGCCTTTTTTTGTACGCCAAAAATATATTTTCTAGGGGAGGTTACGTTTTATGCTTCGTGTTTTTAAGTATGTTTTTAAATATCCCGCCATGATTGGTATTGCCACTTTAGCCATGTTTACGGTTATTGGTATTGATCAGATTGTACCACTCATTCAGAAATCTTTTATTGATGATGCTATCTTGGGCGGTAAAAGCAATTTGGTCGTATCTTTAGTGATTTGGCTTTTGGTTTTAGCTTTGTTTAAAGCTATCTTGGGTTACACCAAGGAATTTCTTTATGATTTGATGAGCACTAAAGTACATCTCAATTTAAAAAATCAGCTTTTTAATCATATTCAATCCTTTGAATTTGCTTATTTCGATCATATGAATACAGGTGAGCTTATGGCTCGTATCGGTGAAGATTTAGAAAACATTTGGCAAACCTTAGGATTTGGGCTGAGATTACTTATTGAAAATATCTTTTATATTGTATTAAGCACTATTATTCTATTTAGCTTAAATGCTAAATTAGCTTTTATTTGTTTAATCCTTTTAATACCCATTGGCTTTATCACCCTTAAGCTAGAAAAGCTTTTTGGTGCTTGCTATGGAGAACTCAGTGATCAAACAGCAGTGATTAATACCACTGCTCAGGAAAATATTGCAGGTGTTCGCTTAATTAAAGCTTTTGCTCGTGAAAAATATGAAGTCAAAAAATTCTTAAAGCTAAATAAGCGTTACTACGAACTTAACATGAGGCAAGCAAGCTATATGTCTAAGTATTTTCCAATTATTGACTTTCTCACTAATACCGCTTTGGTAGCCATGATTATCTTCGGTGGTTATATGGTTCTCAAAGAAGAAATGACTTTAGGTACCTTAACAGCCTTTAATACTTACATTTGGTATATCGTCTGGCCACTTCGTCAACTAGGGTGGCTTACCGATATGCTTTCTCGTACTTCTGCTTCTGCTAAGAAAATCTTTGCCATACTAGATCGACCAGCAGAAATCACAAGTCCTGATGATGCTTACTGTCCAGATACCCTTAACGGACATATTAGCTTTAAGGATGTAAGCTTTCATTATAACGAGGGTGAAGAAGTTTTATCACATATTAACCTAGACATTCCAGCAGGCAGTACTGTAGCCATTATGGGAACTACCGGTTCTGGTAAGAGCTCACTTTTAAATTTAATTGGACGCTATTACGAGCCCTCTAGTGGTGAAATCCTCATTGATGGCGTACCACTTTCAAAGTGGCATTTACATACACTCAGACAAAATATGTCCATCGTCATGCAAGATACTTTCTTATTTTCAGATACTATTGCTGACAATGTACGCTTTGGAAAACCAAACGCTTCTATGGAAGAAGTTGCAACTGCCTGTGATTTAGCTTGTGCAACACCTTTTATTGCAGAATTAGAAGAAGGTTATCGTACACAAATAGGAGAAAGAGGCGTTGGCTTATCCGGAGGCCAAAAACAACGTCTCGCTATTGCTAGAGCTATTTTAAGGAAAGCACCTATTCTAATTTTAGATGACGCTACCTCAGCTTTAGATACTGAAACTGAATATGAGCTTCTCACTCATCTTAAAGAAAAAAATTATCAAACAACTACCTTTATGATTGCTCACCGTATCTCTGCTGTAAAAAATGCTGATATCATTCTTTATTTAGAAAACGGTAAAATCGTAGAACAAGGTAACCATGAAACATTGCTCAAAAAGCGTGGTCGTTATTACGCCATTTATCAAAAGCAATTTGAAAGCTTTGAGGAGCAGTTAAAGGAGGCGACTTATGTCTGCTAATAACATTAGAAAAGAAGAAAAGGTTTTATCTAGAAGCAAGTCTCAGCTCATTAAACGATTGTTAGGCTATTTAAAACCTTATAAAAGAAAAAGTGCAATTGTTATTTCACTCATGATCTTAGTGATGCTTTGTAATTTAATTAATCCCCTCCTTTTAGGAAGGGCTATAGATACTTATGTAGCTGATAAAAATGTAAACGGTCTTCTGATTATGGGACTTTTCTTATGCGCCTGTAACTTAGCTGCTTGGGGCTTTTCTAAAATACGATATATTTTAGTAGCAGAGGTAAGTAATAAAATTTTAGTAGAGATCCGTCATCAACTTTATACCCACATTCAAGGCTTATCTTTTAATTTCTTTGATTCAAGGCCTGTGGGTAAAATACTGGCTCGCATTATGGGTGATGTAAATGCACTTCAGAATTTATTTACTCAAAGTATTCAGTCCCTCATTCCAGAACTTCTTACACTAGTGGGCATCTCCTGTTTTATGCTAGCTTTAAATGTAAAATTGGCTTTA
Coding sequences:
- a CDS encoding LTA synthase family protein yields the protein MLLIYLIAALYYLESVFRIVFSGKFLSSGLFYSLLFAVPVGVLCYLICTAFKEEKRNTVGCTLLGVITFVFISQFIYYKIFRMFYTLYSASNAGQVFEFWEIIMIKLKNDIGPISLMLVPFVLLLIVKKWIKPFKVVKTKERFALGGIAILAQLIAVGFLHLGAKDAYSPYDLYYQHHYPIIAAEKLGLMTTLRLDAKRTLFDWNPGLTESNQEVVLLSQAPDDDMDFPDSSVPAMSENVEENVDYNELDIDFDKLIAEADSEEMKAMHTYFKNVKPTAKNEYTGKYKGYNLITITAEGFSPYAIREDLTPTLYKLSKEGYQFTNFYTPLWELSTSDGEYALCTGQIPKSGIWSMASSGANAMPFTLGNQLAKEGYKTMAFHDHDYDYYDRDISHPNLGYDYRAKGKGLDIEEAWPESDVEMMDESAAEYVHDAPFHTYYMTVSGHMNYSFSENDMSKKNEDLVKDLDLSETAKAYLACQIELDRAIESLLKQLEEAGVLDHTLIAITPDHYPYGLNNEYISELAGKTVDEDFGIYKSTFLLYTPGMTPTVIDKPCSSLDVLPTLSNLMGLEYDSRLFVGTDIFSSSEPLVMLYSRNFITGKGRYNALTKEFTTAIGADVDEDYVRDMIDTVDAKFYYSAKVLEENYYEKILSAIKE
- a CDS encoding ABC transporter ATP-binding protein produces the protein MLRVFKYVFKYPAMIGIATLAMFTVIGIDQIVPLIQKSFIDDAILGGKSNLVVSLVIWLLVLALFKAILGYTKEFLYDLMSTKVHLNLKNQLFNHIQSFEFAYFDHMNTGELMARIGEDLENIWQTLGFGLRLLIENIFYIVLSTIILFSLNAKLAFICLILLIPIGFITLKLEKLFGACYGELSDQTAVINTTAQENIAGVRLIKAFAREKYEVKKFLKLNKRYYELNMRQASYMSKYFPIIDFLTNTALVAMIIFGGYMVLKEEMTLGTLTAFNTYIWYIVWPLRQLGWLTDMLSRTSASAKKIFAILDRPAEITSPDDAYCPDTLNGHISFKDVSFHYNEGEEVLSHINLDIPAGSTVAIMGTTGSGKSSLLNLIGRYYEPSSGEILIDGVPLSKWHLHTLRQNMSIVMQDTFLFSDTIADNVRFGKPNASMEEVATACDLACATPFIAELEEGYRTQIGERGVGLSGGQKQRLAIARAILRKAPILILDDATSALDTETEYELLTHLKEKNYQTTTFMIAHRISAVKNADIILYLENGKIVEQGNHETLLKKRGRYYAIYQKQFESFEEQLKEATYVC